GCGTCCTTCCGGTACGAAGTCGATGGCGAGCCGGTCAAGCTGACCGGCAAGGAGTTCGGCGTGCTGGAGCTGCTTGCCCTGCATCACGGCCAGACCGTTACCAAGGACCAGTTCCTCAATCACCTCTATGGCGGCATGGACGAGCCCGACCTCAAGATCATTGATGTCTTTGTCTGCAAGCTGCGCCAGAAGATAGCGCGCCAGACCGGCGGCAAACAGCGCGGTCAGGTAAGGCTGGATATCGCGCGGCGAAAGGTCGGTCGGAAGCTGATCCGGCAAGTCGCAAGCGGCCCGCATCGCGGTCAGATCGCCCACGGTTCCTTCCGCGCTGACCGCTGCTGCCGCCGCCGTCGATGGTGACGCCAATATCGTTGCCCGGTGGCAGCAAAGCCATGAGCACAGGGCCATGTTGAGCGCGAGCTTGCCGAGGCCGTCCCCGGGTCTGGCAGGAGCTTCGCTGCGCTGCCATGACAGGCCGTGCCGGCCGCCGTCCACGCAGCGACGGACGAGATCCTGTGTCCCGTCCCAGGTCAGCCCCTCCGCTACAGAACTGTCCCCGCCACCCGGACGGTTGGCGATGGCGCCGGCCGGGCCGACCACGTCGTGGCAGAGCCTTGAGCTCACCAGACCCGACAACAAACGGCTCAATCCCTGGCGATTCACCCCTCCGATCTGGCCCGAATCCGATCATGATCCTATCGTGTTCCACGCCAGTCGACGAAGAGGAACAGGATACCATGGACTCGTGGATCGTGCCCGGCGCCATCGTGCGCCATGGCGGACAACCGGACTGGGGCATTGGCCAGGTCCAGTCCGCCGTCGGGAACCGCGTGACCGTCAACTTCGAGAATGCCGGCAAACTTGTGCTCGATTGCGACATCGTGAGCCTCGAAGTGGTCGAACCTGAACGTGACTTTTAGGTGACCTTCGGGCATCTTCCGCCGCGAATCAGGGGCAGGCCGCTGTCGCCCGGAGGCGACACGCAGGTTTCGCCCCGAACCGTTCCCATTCCGATGTTGTGCGAGGAAGTCGATGACGACCCCGACAGGCGAAGTCGCGAAGATTCGGCATCCCGGTGCCGGAAAGCGCAAGATGAGGCCCACCGCCAAGGGCCGCCAGGTTGATCCCGCCGCCCTTCGCGAGGTCGCCGAACTCTTGGGAGACCGGCCGCGTCGCCGCGATCTCCTGATCGAACACCTGCACCTGATTCAGGACCGCTATCACCACATTTCGGCGCGTCACCTGCAGGCGCTGGCCGAGATCATGCGGATTCCGATGGCCGAGGCCTTCGAGGTGGCGACCTTCTACCACCACTTCGACGTGGTGAAGGAAGGCGAGACGCCCCCTGCCCCTATCACGGTGCGGGTCTGCGAGAGCCTCAGTTGCGCCATGGCGGGCAGCGGGGACCTGATCGCCGCCCTCGAGGGCAAGCTCGGCCCGGATGCACGCATCGTCCGCGTGCCCTGCATGGGCCGCTGCGAATGCGCACCGGCTGTGAAGGCCGGCCTCAACGACATCGACAACGCTACGGTCGAGAACGTCACCGGCGCGATCGAAGCGGGCGACATCGAGACTCGCGTGCCGGACTACCAGGACTACGACGCTTACGTCGCTGACGGCGGCTATGCGCTGCTGAAGGACGTCCTCGGCGGCAAGCATACACCCGAGGCGCTGATCGAGACCATGGAGGCCTCGAATCTGCGCGGCCTCGGTGGTGCGGGCTTCCCGGCGGGCCGCAAGTGGAAGTTCGTCCGCATGGAGACCACGCCGCGTCTGATGGCGGTGAACGGCGACGAGGGCGAGGTCGGGACCTTCAAGGACCGCTTCTACCTGGAGCGCAAACCGCATCAGTTCGTCGAGGGCATGCTGATCGCCGCCTGGGTGGTCGAGGCGACCGACGTCTACATCTACCTGCGCGACGAGTATCCGGGCGTCCGCACGGCGCTCGAAACCGAACTCCGGAAGGTGCGCGAGGCCAGCCTCGATAGCGCAACAAAGATTCATCTCCGTCGTGGCGCGGGTGCCTACATCTGCGGCGAAGAGTCGGCGATGATCGAATCGATCGAGGGCAAGCGCGGCCTGCCGCGTCACCGTCCGCCGTTTGTTGCCAAGGTCGGCATCTTCGGTCAGCCCACACTGGTCCATAACGTCGAGACGCTCTACTGGGTGCCCGAGATCCTCACAAAGGGTGCAGAGTGGTTCACCGGCAACGGCCGCAACGGGCGCACGGGTCTCCGCAGCTTCTCTGTCTCGGGCCGCGTCAAGGAGCAGGGCGTGAAGCTCGCGCCCGCAGGCATCACGATCCGCGAGCTGATCGATGAATACTGCGGCGGCATGGCCGATGGCCACGAGTTCAAGGGCTACCTGCCCGGCGGGGCCTCGGGCGGTATCCTGCCCGCCTCGCTGGGCGACGTTCCGCTCGACTTCGACACCATCCAACCGCACGGCGGCTTCATCGGTTCGGCCGCGGTCGTCGTGCTGTCCGACAAGGACAGCATGAAGGATGCGGCGTTGAACCTGCTGAAGTTCTTCGAGGACGAGAGCTGCGGGCAGTGCACGCCGTGCCGCGTGGGCTGTGAGAAGGCCGTGAAGCTGATGTCGAACGGCGCCTGGGACAGCCAGATTCTCAACGAGCTGAGCGAGACCATGATCGACGCCTCGATCTGCGGTCTCGGCCAGGCCGCCCCCAACCCCATCCTGACTGTGCTGAAGTACTTTCCGGAGGACATATCTTGAGCGAACAGATCACCTTCTCGCTCGACGGCAATGAGGTTACCGCCGAAGCGGGCGAAACCATCTTGCAGGTTGCCAAACGCAACGGCATCAGGATCCCGCACCTCTGCTACACCGAGATGCAGGACTACCGGGCCGACGGCAACTGTCGCATCTGCATGGTGGAAATCGAGGGCGAGCGAACCCTGGCCGCCTCATGCATCCGCGAGCCGATGACGAGCATGGTCGTGAAGACCGATACCGAGCGCGCCGAGAAGGCGCGCAACATGGTTCTGGAACTCCTGGTCGCCGATCAGCCGGTCATTGAGGAAGCGCACACGACGACCTCGGAGCTCTGGGGTTGGGCGGAGTCGATGGGGATCGACCTCTCACGCTTCCCGCGCCGCGGCGCACCCCAAGCTGACCTTAGCCATCCCGCCATGGCGATCAACCTGGACGCCTGTATCCACTGCAACCGCTGCGTCCGCGCCTGCCGTGAGATCCAGGTCAACGACGTCATCGGCATGGCCTATCGCGGTCATCGCGCCAAGATTGTCTTCGATTTCGACGATCCCATGGGCGAGTCGACCTGCGTTGCCTGCGGTGAGTGCGTGCAATCGTGTCCCACCGGCGCTCTGATGGAGAAGTCGCTGGTCGACGAGAACGGGATCGGCAAGCCCCCACCGTCCAAGAAGATCGACAGCGTCTGCCCCTATTGCGGCGTCGGCTGCCAGTTGACCTATCAGGTCGAGGACAACCGCATCGTCGCGGTCAAGGGCAAGGAAGGCCCTGCGAACCACGGCCGGCTCTGCGTCAAGGGCCGTTTCGGCTTCGACTACATCAACAACCCGCAGCGCCTGACCAAGCCGCTGATCCGCCTTGAGGACGCGCCCAAGGGTGCCGACGAGTGGGTCGATCCCTCCAATCCCTTCACCCATTTCCGCGAAGCGACCTGGGAAGAGGCGCTGGAGAAGGCCGCAGCAGGCCTCAACACGATCCGTGACGAACACGGCGGCGATGCCCTGGCCGGCTTCGGCTCGGCCAAGGGCTCCAACGAGGAGGCCTATCTCGTCCAGAAGCTCGTCCGCACCGGGTTCCGCACCAACAACGTCGATCACTGCACGCGCCTGTGCCACGCAAGCTCTGTGGCGGCGCTGATGGAGACGATCGGCTCGGGTGCCGTGACCGCACCCTTCACCGAGGCGCTCAACTCAGACTGCTTCATCGTGATCGGCGCCAATCCCACCGAGAACCACCCGGTCGCGGCGACCTTTTTCAAGAACGCCGCAAAACGCGGCGCCAAGCTGATTGTGATGGACCCGCGCGGCCAGGCCCTGCACAAGCACGCCACGCACATGCTGCAGTTCAAGCCCGGCGGCGACGTCTCGATGCTGAATGCCATCATGCACGTCATCGTCGAGGAAGAGCTCCATGATGTGCAGTATGTCCAGGCGATGACCGAGGGCTTCGACGAGCTCAGGGAGCATCTCAAGGACTACACGCCCGAAGCCATGGAGCCGGTCTGCGGCATCCCGGCGCAAACGCTGCGCGATGTCGCCCGGACCTACGCCAAGGCCGAACGCGCCATGGTGTTCTGGGGCATGGGCGTCAGCCAGCACATCCACGGAACCGACAACGCCCGCTGCCTGATCGCCCTTGCCCTGATGACCGGCCACACCGGCCGTGAAGGCACGGGCCTCCACCCGCTGCGCGGCCAGAACAACGTGCAGGGAGCCTCGGACGCGGGCCTGATCCCGATGGTCTATCCGGACTACAAGCCCGTCGCGAGCCCCGATAACAAGGCGCGTTTCGAGGACTTCTGGAAGACGGAACTCGATGACAACCCGGGCCTGACCGTGGTCGAGATCGTCAACGCGATCCACGACGACAAGCTCTTCGGCATGTATATCATGGGCGAGAACCCGGCGATGTCGGACCCCAACGTCCACCATGCGCGCGAGGCGCTCGCCAAGCTCGATCATCTGGTCGTGCAGGACCTCTTCCTGACCGAGACCGCGATGCATGCCGACGTCGTGCTCCCCGCCACGGCGTGGCCGGAGAAGGACGGCACGGTGACCAACTCGAACCGCCAGGTGCAGCGCGGCCGCAAGGCGGTCGACGCCCCGGGCGAGGCGCGACAGGACTGGGAGATCATCTGCGATATCGCTAACCGGATGGGCCTCGACTGGGGCTTCACGGACGTCTCCGAGGTCTACGAGGAAATGCGCCAGTCGATGCAGTCGATCACCGGCATCACCTGGGACCGCGTGACCCGCGAGGACGTGGTGATCTACCCCTG
This is a stretch of genomic DNA from Rhodospirillales bacterium. It encodes these proteins:
- a CDS encoding NAD(P)H-dependent oxidoreductase subunit E translates to MTTPTGEVAKIRHPGAGKRKMRPTAKGRQVDPAALREVAELLGDRPRRRDLLIEHLHLIQDRYHHISARHLQALAEIMRIPMAEAFEVATFYHHFDVVKEGETPPAPITVRVCESLSCAMAGSGDLIAALEGKLGPDARIVRVPCMGRCECAPAVKAGLNDIDNATVENVTGAIEAGDIETRVPDYQDYDAYVADGGYALLKDVLGGKHTPEALIETMEASNLRGLGGAGFPAGRKWKFVRMETTPRLMAVNGDEGEVGTFKDRFYLERKPHQFVEGMLIAAWVVEATDVYIYLRDEYPGVRTALETELRKVREASLDSATKIHLRRGAGAYICGEESAMIESIEGKRGLPRHRPPFVAKVGIFGQPTLVHNVETLYWVPEILTKGAEWFTGNGRNGRTGLRSFSVSGRVKEQGVKLAPAGITIRELIDEYCGGMADGHEFKGYLPGGASGGILPASLGDVPLDFDTIQPHGGFIGSAAVVVLSDKDSMKDAALNLLKFFEDESCGQCTPCRVGCEKAVKLMSNGAWDSQILNELSETMIDASICGLGQAAPNPILTVLKYFPEDIS
- a CDS encoding winged helix-turn-helix transcriptional regulator, with translation MVPALWRAPWRRLAQREIGPCASFRYEVDGEPVKLTGKEFGVLELLALHHGQTVTKDQFLNHLYGGMDEPDLKIIDVFVCKLRQKIARQTGGKQRGQVRLDIARRKVGRKLIRQVASGPHRGQIAHGSFRADRCCRRRRW
- the fdhF gene encoding formate dehydrogenase subunit alpha — translated: MSEQITFSLDGNEVTAEAGETILQVAKRNGIRIPHLCYTEMQDYRADGNCRICMVEIEGERTLAASCIREPMTSMVVKTDTERAEKARNMVLELLVADQPVIEEAHTTTSELWGWAESMGIDLSRFPRRGAPQADLSHPAMAINLDACIHCNRCVRACREIQVNDVIGMAYRGHRAKIVFDFDDPMGESTCVACGECVQSCPTGALMEKSLVDENGIGKPPPSKKIDSVCPYCGVGCQLTYQVEDNRIVAVKGKEGPANHGRLCVKGRFGFDYINNPQRLTKPLIRLEDAPKGADEWVDPSNPFTHFREATWEEALEKAAAGLNTIRDEHGGDALAGFGSAKGSNEEAYLVQKLVRTGFRTNNVDHCTRLCHASSVAALMETIGSGAVTAPFTEALNSDCFIVIGANPTENHPVAATFFKNAAKRGAKLIVMDPRGQALHKHATHMLQFKPGGDVSMLNAIMHVIVEEELHDVQYVQAMTEGFDELREHLKDYTPEAMEPVCGIPAQTLRDVARTYAKAERAMVFWGMGVSQHIHGTDNARCLIALALMTGHTGREGTGLHPLRGQNNVQGASDAGLIPMVYPDYKPVASPDNKARFEDFWKTELDDNPGLTVVEIVNAIHDDKLFGMYIMGENPAMSDPNVHHAREALAKLDHLVVQDLFLTETAMHADVVLPATAWPEKDGTVTNSNRQVQRGRKAVDAPGEARQDWEIICDIANRMGLDWGFTDVSEVYEEMRQSMQSITGITWDRVTREDVVIYPCLSEDDPGQPIVFSEEFPTPSKRGKMVPATVISPDETPDEDFPMVLTTGRMLEHWHTGAMTRRATLLDSLEPEAIATMAPSDMEKLGLAPGEQIRISTRRGTIEARARIDAGIQPGMVFVPFCFVEAAANMLTNAALDPYGKIPEFKFCAVRVDKAALPEAAE
- a CDS encoding DUF3553 domain-containing protein, whose product is MDSWIVPGAIVRHGGQPDWGIGQVQSAVGNRVTVNFENAGKLVLDCDIVSLEVVEPERDF